The Epinephelus lanceolatus isolate andai-2023 chromosome 21, ASM4190304v1, whole genome shotgun sequence genome has a segment encoding these proteins:
- the LOC144459386 gene encoding uncharacterized protein LOC144459386, with product MTSEMSNHRLGRGSPQTGSTLCEDHQETTMAKASKAGRRNKGRKERRERKLNQWREDRMTGAIAEFREIAEAGGVPQLRLLARAWNVPKSTLQRRIKGDGNHHHTIGRKPRISSEDEAELAQLVATLGKRGFPLRMREIQKLAYQFAEKKGIKGFSDVAKKAGYKWFQGFLKRNKHLSIRKPEGLSAARAAGFNPTVVKKWFETYVEMVQTLGLENAPDHVWNCDETGLQDHFLSTRVVAEVGTPCFEVTGGEKGTTTTCLASINAAGGYGPTMIIFKGKRMKAEWVFGAPKNTFVRMSDNGWINADLFTEWGKCFLRSLPKDNSRPHLLLLDSHASHTYNIDFLNMMRENNVYVFSLPPHTTHYLQPADRALFKSLKHYWKPEGRTVTRENGGKRLDRALFMPLFSKAWERAATSSNAQAGFRGSGIYPFNPAKIDDSLFSPSLTSERSIQEAPVDPVIPAPGTSTCHASHDNGNDDEDFSIPLEWNLQQSLYHPLHDAVQPAISTPQSSPPHLLASSSEAPSSVAQEVEVMAQPEVSFQSLIKLPVRERASTSRQRVKPPPYNLTSEDHFSFVREKEGKKKGSKQKPREKKTRQGREEACSNCKHSYGDRNDPRSTEEWLSCAVCSQWFHQSCAEDNGVIDDDDSFMC from the exons ATGACATCTGAAATGTCCAATCATAGATTGGGGCGGGGCAGCCCTCAAACAGGAAGCACTCTGTGTGAAGACCACCAAGAG ACCACAATGGCAAAGGCGAGTAAGGCAGGGAGACGAAACAAGGGCAGGAAAGAAAGAAGGGAAAGAAAGCTCAACCagtggagagaagacagaatgACGGGAGCCATAGCAGAGTTCAGAGAGATTGCTGAGGCTGGTGGAGTCCCACAGCTGAGGTTGCTGGCCAGGGCCTGGAATGTCCCAAAATCCACACTACAACGCAGGATTAAAGGTGATGGGAACCATCATCATACCATTGGTAGAAAACCAAGGATATCCTCTGAGGATGAAGCAGAACTAGCGCAGCTTGTGGCAACACTAGGAAAGCGTGGATTCCCCCTAAGAATGAGAGAAATCCAAAAGTTAGCCTACCAATTCGCAGAGAAAAAAGGCATAAAGGGTTTCAGTGATGTTGCGAAGAAGGCAGGCTACAAATGGTTCCAGGGATTTTTAAAACGAAATAAACATCTTAGTATAAGGAAACCAGAGGGACTCTCTGCTGCAAGAGCAGCAGGGTTCAACCCCACCGTGGTCAAGAAGTGGTTTGAAACCTACGTAGAAATGGTTCAGACGCTTGGTTTGGAAAATGCCCCAGACCACGTCTGGAACTGTGACGAAACAGGGCTCCAggatcacttcctgtcaaccagGGTGGTTGCAGAGGTTGGGACACCCTGTTTTGAGGTCACTGGTGGTGAaaaaggaacaacaacaacatgtctGGCCAGCATCAATGCTGCTGGTGGGTATGGACCCACAATGATCATTTTCAAAGGTAAAAGGATGAAGGCAGAGTGGGTCTTTGGGGCTCCAAAGAACACATTTGTGAGGATGTCCGATAATGGGTGGATTAATGCTGACTTGTTCACAGAGTGGGGGAAGTGTTTTCTGAGAAGCCTTCCAAAAGACAACTCACGTCCTCATCTGCTCCTTCTTGACAGTCATGCCTCTCACACCTACAACATTGACTTTCTGAATATGATGAGAGAGAACAATGTTTATGTATTTAGCCTGCCTCCTCACACAACTCACTATCTCCAGCCAGCAGACAGAGCTCTGTTCAAGAGCTTGAAACACTACTGGAAGCCTGAGGGTCGCACAGTCACCAGGGAGAATGGAGGGAAACGGCTTGACAGGGCATTGTTCATGCCACTGTTTTCTAAGGCCTGGGAGAGGGCAGCTACATCATCAAATGCCCAAGCTGGCTTTCGGGGGTCTGGGATATATCCATTCAACCCAGCTAAGATTGATGACAGTCTTTTCAGCCCATCTCTTACAAGTGAGCGGTCTATCCAAGAGGCCCCAGTGGATCCAGTCATCCCTGCACCAGGAACCTCCACATGCCATGCCTCACATGATAATGGCAATGATGATGAGGATTTCTCCATTCCACTTGAATGGAACCTCCAGCAGAGTCTGTACCACCCTCTGCATGATGCTGTTCAGCCAGCCATCTCCACTCCTCAGTCCTCTCCACCCCACCTTCTTGCATCTTCTAGTGAAGCCCCATCATCTGTGGCACAGGAGGTTGAAGTGATGGCGCAGCCTGAAGTCTCCTTTCAATCTCTTATCAAACTACCAGTCAGAGAACGGGCAAGCACCAGCCGCCAGAGGGTAAAACCTCCTCCCTACAATTTGACAAGTGAGGATCACTTCTCTTTtgtaagagagaaagaggggaagaAAAAGGGGAGTAAGCAAAAACCAagggagaagaaaacaagacaagGGAGAGAGGAAGCTTGTTCAAACTGTAAGCACTCATACGGGGACAGAAATGATCCAAGGTCCACAGAGGAGTGGCTTTCCTGTGCAGTTTGCTCCCAGTGGTTCCATCAGAGCTGTGCAGAAGATAATGGAGtaattgatgatgatgactcCTTCATGTGTTAA